Proteins from a single region of Sinorhizobium alkalisoli:
- a CDS encoding DUF2188 domain-containing protein: MARIVYSIVPHDGGWAYKAGDAYSEPFPSREMAVTAARIAAAEQQVGGEDEEISFQDEAGNWHFEHADGGDRPEATVEDG; the protein is encoded by the coding sequence ATGGCTCGGATCGTTTATTCCATCGTTCCACACGACGGAGGCTGGGCGTACAAGGCGGGTGATGCGTATTCGGAACCCTTTCCCAGTCGCGAGATGGCGGTAACAGCTGCCAGGATCGCGGCTGCCGAGCAGCAGGTCGGCGGGGAGGACGAGGAAATTAGCTTCCAGGACGAGGCGGGGAACTGGCACTTCGAGCATGCGGATGGGGGGGATCGCCCTGAGGCGACCGTCGAGGACGGCTGA